tagtataatatatatttaagccCAAAGCAATgattttgaaacataaaaaactCCTTGCTGACAGATAAATTAAACCATAACATTGATAAcacagaaagaaagaaaaataaattaattaaaaaaatagaaataagaataataaaacaataatattcatATGAATAACGGATGGTGACAATGGTTACAATGCTGACATTGCGATAATGCTGACAAGTGTGACAATGCCAAACATGCAGACAATGTTCACACTGATAGCAATAGTGGAAATGTGGACAGTAACTGTCAAGAAACTATGTATGATTCATCCTATGATTCTAGTTTCATGTTACCATTATCGGGTGAATACTCTGGAGGATCATCAACACTTATCATGTCTCCTACTCGCTTGTCAGGACTTTCCTTATTTAGCTGATTATACGGGTCTTTTTGCGATCGATGTGCGAGCTGTTCGTATCCTTCATTGATATCTTGatgtttgttaatatttgtagCGACTTGTAACTCATCATCTGGATTTATTTCACAATATGTCGATCCATTTTCCTCAAGTTCATCGTCATTTCTGGAATGGAAtagacaacaaaaataaaactgataataaaaatcagaagtgtgataaatacaaattgtaaaTTCAGTTTTGATTATGGTTGAAAATTGcatgttgacctctagatgaTTATTTCTTATGTTTCGTGTCTTTGGCTTTTTGTCTACGTAATGTTTACCTATCTTCTTGACTGTAGTTCTTCAATACAAGCGCGGCCGCGACTTTGAAGAAACATGCCTGTTAGATTAACTGTAATTGTATATTCGCATTAACGGGTTGTGTCTAGCAGATTAatagtttcataaaaaaaaaaatagatgttcAGCCTTGAGTAATAAAGAAATGTACGCATACTATATATGTCAATCAAATTAAACGCTACCAATAGATTTCTGTTTAGCGTCAGATGCGCATTACGACaatttactgaatttattttagagaaaaatacGCCTCATCACAGGGATAGCTTTCCTTGCTTTGAAACTAAATAAACAAAGAGCTTAAAAACAGTGTTAAAATAACTGAGATGGTATCTACATTAAAAGTAggataaatgaagaaaaaaaaccgtgTTTAGatgtatgaataaaatttaACCTGACATAACTTTATTGACAAGGTTCTGGATTTGGTACCGGCTACAAATTGTAAacgcaatatacatgtacatacctTAAGTTCGCTTGCCTTTCAGACAAACctgaaacaaataaattaacatttaaaaatagattCACACAAACCTTAAACAAGTTCTATTCATAACCGGTGTATACctaataataacatttattgaCAGTGCTATAGTGAAATGATATTGAGAACATCTTATTTATATTctccatttttttaattgaaatctgTAGATAAATGGACATTTGTAAATGATATATTGGTTACATATTTTCTTTGCGTAGATTTGTATCAAAAGCTAAATTCATAATTTATTGAATACCTTCGCtcatttccattttccattttttaacaGCTCTTTTCTTATTTCTCCTTAAAATTGATATAGCCGAAATACCAATAATAATAGATGTAACCAgtccaccaattaaaagtccaacAAGAAGGGAAACGTCATTGTCATCTTCTGTATACTGCAAGTCACCGATGTACGCCATGATCTTTTTTACTTCCACCTATAttatattaaagtaaaaaaaatgttgtctaTAATATTCCTGTTATCTAAAACAGTACAGGTTGCACTTTTGTGAATATAGACGGTATATTTTGCCAGAGGAACTGCTTTTACGACCAAAAGAAATCCGTTTCTAGATTATGTTTCAAAGGTCAAATATAAGTGTGTGGcatattttcatcatttatatCACCGAACGTTTAATAGTTAAAACTTTCACTAAAATTCtgattagtattttttttttataatttgttacatgtatttgtagGTTTTAGGCATCGTTTACAAATGTTTCTTtgtatatggtttaatttatatatgtgTGTGGTTTGTTTTTGTGATAAAACATACGTGTGTGTTGTAGTTACCATCTGTTGCGTGTGTGAACGACaattgtttgattttcattGGGTGTGACAGTTTTAAAGTACCTTACAAATGTCCTGTCCAATCTCATGGATTTAACGTTAAACtcttaaaacataaatttcacTTACGATAACATGTACAGTATTTACATCTGTATGATTAGTTCGAGGTACTGATTTTGGCGGCAAACATGTAATATATGACATACTGATATCTGTGATGACACATTTTCCATCCAAACCAATATGTACAATGTAGTCTTCATTATgtactaaatttaaaatatttcgaCCCTATACAGAAAATAGAAGAACAGAAAATCAGTCCTAAATGTTTAATCCTTGATTACATAATAATGGTACCGAGGAACGAACAGTGCAATGAATGACCATTAACAAAGAACGTGTAACGTTGCGAacgatgttcctacaacacATGTCATTGACGTTTatacaatttgaaatgaaacaGCGTGAACATGTTGTACAATACTGTAACGTTCAACAtctgtatcaaaataaaatgctgtgtttgaaaatgataaaacatgcACAAGGAAGTTTGTAGAAGAAGTCAAGAGACACCAATCCATCTctgataataaaaaatagtaaGCATATTTTGCTCCATCTCTTCGTATGCTTAGCAGAGAAGCAGCATCCACAAAGATTACAGCCTCCTTGTTAATCAAGCCGAATAACAATCCACGACCTCCACACCCCATGCAAGCACGAGACCTCCAATTTCTCATGTTAGCATAGGTTTTTACAGGAAGCGACGAATGCGGGAAACGAGTTGCATTAGTCGAAGATAGATGGACAACATCGTgacatgagaaaaaaaaagacgcGAATATAATCAAAACACAAAGTTAACGTTTTATAACGCAACACGTATCAAACAAATCATCGTTCTGATCCACTTGTCGATTTGTTGTGTTAGCTCATAAAAGAATTCCAGTGATGACATTTCCTTTCTGCAATCGTCTTGTCATTGAATCGATCACTGTAACAGCTATTTGCTagtaaacatgtaaatattagCAATATATTTGCATGTGTTGTGTATAATTCCCGTTTGATTTATGTTATTGTCCCGGTTAAAAACCAAATGTACTCTGTTTTATGTAAGAAAACTTCGAAGTTTTggaaaatgattttgttttaattaataatagtacacaagacacaacatagaaaactaaacacttAGAAACACGATCCTCATCCAAAACtgggggtgatatcaggtgctccgaaaagtaagcagatcctactcccATTTGCATAAAAGCCTATGCATTGGTCTGTCATGaatcaattttacattttatgtaaagttctacgttttatttttatgcctTTTTGTTATATGCTACTACTGATACTCTATCATTTGCTCTTCGAACTGATTTATGAAGAACGCAATTAAAAGTAtctagaaacatttttttttgtgcagaaaaatcaatctgtttcaacatcatattttaattaacTAACAATATTTATACAATCTGAAATTCTCTTTTCTATGGAAAATACAACTGAATTATCAAACTGATTGATTTGGATAGACGACTCCTTATCATATTCAAGTACATTTGAAAATCTTTCGAACGTAGGATCGTCCACATATTGTATGATTACTAGAAGTATAACGCCATAAAAATAAACACGAACagtttgattatttgatttaaactgTACTTTTGATGGTGTTTCGCAGACAGCGGAAGTATCTTCTGGCACGATGCATGGCTTTATCTAATAAGAATAGATAAGGAATGCCGTGTTGACCTAGAATTTTGGTTACTTTTTCTGAGCAGCTGGAATGGTGTGAACATGTTTTACAGTAGACAATTTTACTCAAGTTATGATATGGAACTTTTTACTGATGCCTCATCAACAAAAGGATTTGGTGGATATTTCAAGGGAGAATGGTTTTATTCATCATGGCCATCAAACATTGCTTATCctgacaaaacattttcaatggCTTTTCTTGAATTATACCCCATTGTAGTATCCGCAATACTGTGGGGCTCACAGTGGACAACAAAACGCATTCTTTTCTGGTGTGACAATGAAGCTACAGTGGCTATAGTAAAAAAGGGCCGTTCAAAGtgtttacaaataatgaaattaatgagGAAACTTACATGGTGTGCTTGTAAATTCAACTTTCATTTTAGTGCCAAACATGTTCCAGGATATCAGAATGATATAAGTGATGCTCTATCTCGTTTACAGATAGACAGATTCCGCAAACTAGCTCCCAGTGCAGCACAACATCCAATGAAGTGCCCAAGCAGCTCAGATGTAATGTGGTCCTAAATCAAGCAGTGAATGAACTTTGGAACAGTGCTATTGCTAATACTACAAGAACTGTTTATGATACTGGGTTCAGAAAATTTGAGACTTTTATGTTATTGAATGGTTTTCAATTTTCTAATTTACCTCCTATTTCTGaggatattttaatttatttcatagcCCACTGCTTTAAAATTCTGAGTTTACAATACTCTACCATTAAACTATATTTATGTGGAATTAGGTATAAATATGTACAGGGTAATCAAAATGATCCCTTACAATCTGCTCATAATACACCTTTAATCAGACttgattatgttttaaattctgtaaaaagactgcaaaaaacaaaaaatcacatAAGATTACCAATAACTTtcgaaattttggaaaaaattgtaaattgtttgAGAAAAGGTTTTTGTTCCAAGTTTACTGATTTAATGTTAAGAACTGCATGCATTGTCGCATTTTATGGATTTTTGAGATGTGGCGAGTTTACAGTGTCAAAGGCCTCACAGTTTGATCCAcatattaatttatgtattgaAGATGTTGTATTTCACTCAGACTTAgtagttttgaaattaaaacaatcaaaaacagATCCTTTTAGAAAAGGCATAAATATACAGCTACATAAATTAGGTCAGCTTATCTGCCCTTACACAATTTTGTtagaatatatacaaataaggaaAGAATTTTCTCCTACTAATCAAACTGATCCACTTTTCATAACCATTGATAAGAAACCTCTGGAGAGACAATATTTCATCACTTGTATTAAAAAAGTACTGGATATATGTGGTTTCAACTCAAGTCATTATAATGGTCATAGTTTTAGAATTGGGGCAGCTACAAGTGCTGGTAAGGCAAAAATAGAAGATCACTTGATAAAAACATTAGGGCGCTGGACTTCAGATAGTTACATCAGATACATTAGGGTAACGCCAGCATCTATTAAAACAGCTCAAAGTAGGTTAGGTAGAATTTAAGGGCATgctcattttcaaatattccatACGCATGTTTTTTACAGAGATTCTGgatgatattgtttttgtttgacaattgattttgatattgtgTATTATTATGtgataacatttattatttttattttttatttattttttttttatttcatggcTTTATTGAAGGTACCCCCTCCCTAACCTCACAAATCCTTGGGGACACTCAGCTGTTACCATCTGTGTTATGgccatttatgaaattttatcactggttgtttcaaaaatttcacTCATCCCCCAAGAATTTCTGGGGATAAACTgtcaaatttcatacaaattcaTTCCAACACCAATTCAACATCAACACTACTAGGCTTCCTCATAGCCTCCTTACAGGCTTCCTCATTGTCTCATTATAGGCTTCCTCATAGCCTCATAGGCATGATAGCCTCAAGGAATGATAGCCTCATAGGCTTCCTGATAGCCTCATGCATTTATTTTGAACCATCGTTCCAATTGGATTGGTGTGATGTCAAGCCAGGGGTCTATACTTTGCTACTTTTCAGTATGCACATAGCTAGGCTCTTGGTTTAGGCATGGAgcaaaaaatttagttttttagcTGAGTAGTTTCCCCAAGGGCCAAAATTATAattgtgatgtatatatataaaataaaagttgtacttaaattatgatttatgtttaattcaaaCATGGATACCAATGGCATTGCTACACAGTATTTCCCAGGAGTGTATTTACAAGATAGGTGATAGCAGGAAAAATTATGTGAGCACTAAATCCTTAATTTTACATATCATGAGTTCAAATGGTGTGTTCTGAAAGAAATCAGGGGTAATTAAATTACTATTAAATTAATATGAACTCATTATGTGTGACTTTGAGGATTTTGTTCACTGACACATTTAttagcaaaattaaaatatagggCCGAAAGTTAGATCAGGATGATTTAATTGTCAGGTCAAAGAATTTGCAAGAAGATATGAGGTTGGATGTTTCTCGAGGGATGTTTGCTCAGGTGTTAACACACATTTCCCTATTACATAACAGATTACCACAGAAAAGATACagtataaacaaaagacaattaaaataaGAGTAGAACAGCATCACatcaaacagaaataaatttaccctaaaaaatatttacaaagaatCAGAACACAATGCAAACATGGAATTCgaacaaatgacaattaaacataTTCAGGATCATTTCTgagaattttgtataaattgaaaTTATCATATAATCTTCATTACCATgttaaaataaaccaaaaaacttaaaaaaatatatgtgctCAAGgctttaaattttacaaaattacataCACTGTAGTGAGTTAAACTTCCATTGCATCGtatatttggcttttttttgtAGGGAGGTGTTGAAAATGAATCGAGCATAACTGACGAGTCTTACACTATGCAGCTTCgtacaaaacaatttataagtCTTGTACcggttattttattttgcagagTTAGACTATCGGAAAATAAGTAATTTTGTATGCTACCTTCTTTAATACATTAAAGTAACGTTGACTAAAACATGACAGATTATTCGTACAATGGACTTTAACGATATTCATGATATGTGTGATAGCTGAGGAAAACGTGcagtatgttttgtttttgccaCAAATGTTTAGGTAATAATTACACTGAATAACTGTACATAGTCcacatgattttaattttgttttttgttttaatatatccAAATTGagtttttgtatttgtcattttgtgtaTTCACGActttaattatatgttttagaaataatatgtaaaataatttatgcGTAAGTAGCATACTTCTTCAACGTAGGCCTGTGTCTAGTAGGATAgattatgaaattataaaaatcaaagtCAGATTCGTCAATGAATTatgcaaaatttaaattgtCGAAATTACATCGAAGCTTAAATATGCACATCTTTTCAATAGGTTCATATTGACCGGAGCCGATTTAGtagtaaaacattttacaaagtctacccgattattttttttaaagaattgcTCTAGCCGGCCCCAGTGACTCTTAGTATTGCAGTGAGTAAGTTGAGAACagtgactttgagatgaagaacaaaTGCAAATGCACAGTCCTCTAGCTTATCAATGTGATTCTATTTGTTGTGTATGTACCGATTATGTGTCATAGATTGAAATCCTAtatctttgtttttctattagcAAATACTTATGAAAATGGTTGTCACATACGGTGaaattacatttcattttcttacatttttgaACAATATTTGTATAGTGTAACCATTtttagtttcattttgtttggtagCCTTTTATCACCGTTATTCTACATGAACATcgttattttgtgtattttattttcaaattcaaaggTAAAGTTATGATCTACTGAGAATTACTTACCACTCTTTCAACAGTTATCTCCCCTACATTATTGAATCCTTCGCCACGAATTGTAAATGTTACCCCTCcactaaagaataaaataaaggcATCTCAATAAGAAGGCTTTAGTAAAAAGATACTTCTGATGTAAATCCAATTTATAACGTATATATAAGAGGACATGTggaatattacaaatataaacgAATAAGCTTTAATTTGGCAATTAGTGTTGTTTAAAtgcttttaaattgaatttataaCACATTTGTAGAAGCTTAGAAGTGTATATCAGGTATATTGAAATTACCTCTCTATGGATATCGCCGTTTCATttgaaatgttgaatgttgGATCAGGTAAATATTGAAACGTTAACTTTGATTAAGTGTTAAAACTGTCAAGTCATCAATCACAAGCTGCATTTGAATCATATTTCGGGGTCCTTCTGATTTGCCAGTTTTGCATTTGACGAACGTCGCGCTGGCGGTATTGTGTAAAGCTCTGTAATAAAAACATgcataatttattataatttcaatatgtatcatgatgattattttaaaatgatcttTCATTGGAAACATGTTTTCCTCAAAATGGGAAGTGAAAGACAATAAAGGGATAGTCTAACTCGTGGATTATAAAGAGATCTAGACAATGTCATGGCAAATAGTTCTATAACGGAGAAAATATACCACAAcagttcacaaaaaaaaacctcacaacatagaaaactagtcCCTCTACAAAAACGAAGTCCTCCCATTTCAATCAATACTCTCCaatcgttttttttattgtcccTTTCAAAAGAACATTAAAAcagtataacaaaaaaatatagaaatgttATGCATTGCCTTATTGGGTcaatatgcatttatttaatgAGGTAGTACTATTTATAAGAGTTTATTTCCGATTGCAAAATGGCTATTTGTTGAATGCAAAAGCTACTTACTTGCATTGTATGCAAGTCTCAGTGTCACAAAGCGAAATTTTGTAACGATTGTGTCCTTCGAATCCTATATTGCTTCCTCTTATAATTACAGTTGTGTCCCCCGCGATGATTCCTTTCATTGGTGAA
The genomic region above belongs to Mytilus trossulus isolate FHL-02 unplaced genomic scaffold, PNRI_Mtr1.1.1.hap1 h1tg000062l___fragment_2___debris__unscaffolded, whole genome shotgun sequence and contains:
- the LOC134699411 gene encoding uncharacterized protein LOC134699411 translates to MSYITCLPPKSVPRTNHTDVNTVHVIVEVKKIMAYIGDLQYTEDDNDVSLLVGLLIGGLVTSIIIGISAISILRRNKKRAVKKWKMEMSEGLSERQANLRNDDELEENGSTYCEINPDDELQVATNINKHQDINEGYEQLAHRSQKDPYNQLNKESPDKRVGDMISVDDPPEYSPDNGNMKLES